In Arthrobacter citreus, a single genomic region encodes these proteins:
- a CDS encoding esterase family protein: MIQTNGTREEHTLYSEHIQKEVTFTIYYSSKYTPLIKHHLLITQDGQDYFNLGKVHRVIEKLTKEGSIQPTIVVGIPYSSPEERFKLYHPSQPGQKNYIRFLAEELLPYLDDHLPLLGLAHSRTLIGDSLGATVSLQAAFTYPNTFGQIIMQSPFVNNDVIEFLKNSKLNSILSIIQTVGKQEDNVFTPSKQWVNFVEGGLQLKEYLANFPVELHYAEYEGDHTWTNWEKQLEELLKISLEK; this comes from the coding sequence ATGATTCAAACAAATGGTACAAGAGAAGAACATACATTATATAGTGAACACATTCAAAAAGAAGTTACATTTACAATATACTATTCAAGCAAGTACACTCCGTTAATAAAACATCACTTATTAATTACACAAGATGGTCAAGACTATTTTAATTTAGGAAAAGTACATAGAGTTATCGAAAAATTAACGAAAGAAGGATCAATTCAACCTACAATTGTAGTTGGAATTCCATATTCTTCACCAGAAGAACGTTTTAAGCTATATCATCCATCTCAACCTGGCCAAAAAAATTATATTCGATTTTTAGCTGAAGAATTACTACCTTATTTAGATGATCACTTACCACTGCTTGGTTTAGCACATAGTAGAACGTTAATAGGCGATTCATTAGGTGCCACGGTTTCACTACAAGCAGCGTTTACATATCCAAATACATTTGGACAAATTATTATGCAGTCCCCTTTTGTTAATAATGATGTAATCGAGTTTTTAAAGAATTCAAAATTAAACTCGATTCTTTCAATTATTCAAACTGTTGGAAAACAAGAAGATAATGTTTTTACCCCAAGCAAACAATGGGTTAATTTTGTCGAAGGTGGATTACAGTTAAAAGAATATTTAGCCAACTTCCCAGTGGAATTACATTATGCTGAATATGAAGGAGACCATACTTGGACTAATTGGGAAAAGCAGTTAGAAGAATTGTTAAAAATTAGTTTAGAGAAATAA
- a CDS encoding GNAT family N-acetyltransferase, producing MRTIVAATEKEIQDALKVRVEVFVVEQQISKELEFDGLDDECVHFVSYDGEQPIAAGRLRLIESTGKVQRICVLENYRGKKIGNEIMYLILKTAKEKGLSQLVLHAQESAIPFYEKLGYAITSEIFFEAGIPHVEMNLKL from the coding sequence ATTCGTACGATCGTTGCAGCAACAGAAAAAGAAATACAAGATGCCCTAAAGGTTCGAGTTGAAGTTTTTGTTGTAGAGCAACAAATTTCAAAAGAGCTAGAATTCGATGGACTAGACGATGAATGTGTTCACTTCGTATCTTACGATGGAGAACAACCGATTGCTGCTGGTCGCCTACGATTAATCGAATCGACAGGAAAAGTGCAACGAATCTGTGTTCTAGAAAACTATCGAGGAAAAAAAATTGGAAATGAAATCATGTACTTAATCCTTAAAACTGCAAAGGAAAAAGGCTTGAGCCAATTAGTTCTACACGCACAAGAATCTGCAATTCCTTTTTATGAAAAATTAGGTTACGCGATCACTTCCGAAATATTTTTCGAAGCTGGTATTCCACACGTAGAAATGAATCTAAAATTATAA
- a CDS encoding helix-turn-helix domain-containing protein yields the protein MEKRITLTVNEVAEMIGVNPRTIYTMVKKNEIPSILIRGRIVFHREVIDQWLRNGAKMQA from the coding sequence ATGGAGAAACGGATCACATTAACAGTGAATGAAGTAGCTGAAATGATTGGGGTTAATCCGCGAACAATCTATACCATGGTTAAAAAGAATGAAATTCCTTCTATTTTAATTAGGGGTAGGATTGTATTTCATAGAGAGGTAATAGATCAATGGTTGCGCAATGGAGCGAAAATGCAGGCATAA
- a CDS encoding site-specific integrase, translating into MAGGGSIEERKNKNGNISYRLVYSMGLDAAGKQIKKYKTVKCKNKTEAKKLLREFIMEAEKNIEQGIEPSKKKFGDYVEKVWSEFAEEKLSKNTLATYRIHLKNSITPFFENTIISKVRADHIDTYIKELKKSKRKDGKEGALSSATIQFHYRVIRSVMTYAFKKGHITVNPCDRAETPKVEHEPISIYDEQEMVELLQLLKSEVQHWYLFIKLALFTGMRRNELLALQWKNVDFKNNIINVRHSVQYTKQDKHELKEPKTKSSIRDISIDPELMDELKKYKTIRSQEKLKLGDKWQGGNYNFVFSTVDGKPFYPSVPGAWWRRFIKRNKFKQIRLHELRHSHACFLISKKVPLVVISKRMGHAKTSTTADIYVHYIKEADTEAGNLFGELSKKTNWGN; encoded by the coding sequence ATGGCTGGTGGTGGATCCATCGAGGAACGTAAGAATAAAAATGGTAATATTTCCTATCGTTTAGTCTATTCGATGGGTTTAGATGCAGCTGGTAAGCAAATTAAAAAGTATAAGACCGTTAAATGTAAAAATAAAACAGAGGCAAAGAAACTACTTCGAGAATTTATTATGGAAGCAGAAAAAAATATAGAACAAGGAATTGAGCCATCAAAAAAGAAGTTTGGTGATTATGTTGAAAAAGTTTGGTCTGAGTTCGCAGAAGAAAAATTATCAAAAAATACTCTAGCCACTTACCGAATTCACTTGAAAAATTCAATTACCCCATTTTTTGAAAATACCATTATTTCGAAAGTAAGAGCAGATCACATTGATACTTACATTAAAGAATTGAAGAAAAGCAAACGAAAGGATGGTAAAGAAGGTGCACTGTCATCTGCAACAATCCAGTTCCATTACCGAGTAATTAGAAGTGTTATGACCTACGCTTTTAAGAAAGGACATATAACAGTTAATCCATGTGACCGGGCTGAAACTCCTAAAGTAGAACATGAACCAATTTCTATTTATGATGAACAAGAAATGGTTGAATTGCTGCAACTGTTAAAAAGTGAAGTACAACATTGGTATCTTTTTATTAAATTAGCTTTATTTACTGGCATGAGAAGAAATGAATTATTAGCTTTGCAATGGAAGAATGTAGATTTTAAAAATAATATAATTAACGTTAGACATTCCGTGCAATATACAAAACAGGATAAACATGAGTTGAAAGAACCTAAAACGAAGAGTTCTATTAGAGATATTTCGATTGATCCAGAGTTAATGGACGAATTAAAAAAGTATAAAACAATACGAAGTCAGGAGAAATTAAAGTTAGGAGACAAGTGGCAAGGTGGTAATTATAACTTTGTTTTCAGCACAGTAGATGGTAAACCATTTTATCCTAGTGTTCCAGGAGCATGGTGGAGAAGATTCATCAAACGAAATAAGTTTAAGCAGATCCGGCTGCATGAACTTAGACATAGCCATGCTTGCTTTCTGATTAGCAAGAAGGTACCACTTGTTGTTATTAGTAAACGAATGGGCCATGCTAAGACATCCACAACCGCTGATATTTATGTGCATTATATAAAAGAAGCTGATACTGAAGCAGGTAATTTGTTCGGAGAATTGAGTAAAAAAACCAACTGGGGAAACTAG
- a CDS encoding DUF1360 domain-containing protein, whose product MMDISWFLLFILILASFRLTRLVVHDKITAFMRRPFIDEITLEENGMPVTYTKIKGSGLRYFFGELLSCTWCSGIWCTAFLLLLYMFFPHVGEFIIILLAIAGAAGVIETIVSRLNS is encoded by the coding sequence ATAATGGATATTAGCTGGTTTTTATTGTTCATATTAATTCTGGCAAGCTTTCGATTAACCCGTTTAGTTGTTCATGATAAAATAACAGCTTTTATGAGAAGACCTTTTATTGATGAGATAACCCTTGAGGAAAATGGGATGCCCGTTACGTATACAAAGATCAAGGGTAGTGGACTACGATATTTTTTTGGTGAGCTATTAAGTTGTACTTGGTGTAGTGGGATTTGGTGTACTGCATTTTTACTATTATTATATATGTTCTTTCCTCATGTGGGAGAGTTCATCATCATTTTATTAGCGATTGCTGGAGCAGCAGGCGTAATAGAAACAATTGTTAGTAGATTGAATTCATAA
- a CDS encoding spore coat protein: MSCKDNHDKKRNHCVCDVVKFINDLQDCATNTCPTGCDVPFLGANPNVPLANTRPFLLYLANGELFRVPAFNNNMMPIMAQQAQGGDDNNNNNKNPQINNCQDTVVFRVESVDDDCCAVLRALVPVNRNNNNNNNKNNNNNNNTFCDLVDADMFVASNTCVTVDLDCFCAIQCLRDVHVSNL, encoded by the coding sequence ATGAGTTGCAAAGACAACCACGACAAAAAAAGAAACCACTGTGTATGTGACGTTGTAAAATTCATAAATGATCTACAAGATTGCGCAACAAACACTTGCCCAACAGGTTGTGACGTTCCATTTTTAGGTGCTAACCCTAATGTACCACTTGCAAATACTCGCCCTTTCCTATTGTATTTAGCAAACGGTGAATTATTTAGAGTACCAGCATTCAACAATAATATGATGCCAATTATGGCTCAACAAGCTCAAGGCGGAGATGACAACAACAATAATAACAAAAACCCTCAAATCAACAATTGCCAAGATACAGTTGTTTTCCGTGTTGAAAGTGTAGATGATGATTGCTGTGCAGTATTAAGAGCATTAGTTCCTGTAAACAGAAACAACAACAATAACAACAACAAAAATAACAACAACAACAACAATACTTTCTGTGATCTAGTAGACGCTGATATGTTTGTAGCATCAAATACTTGTGTAACTGTTGACTTAGATTGCTTCTGTGCAATCCAATGCTTACGTGACGTACACGTTTCAAATCTGTAA
- a CDS encoding ATP-dependent helicase → MKIANYQNQTIYLPEFPRSRYEEIYQASIRGEVKCANCQQNLSFTLTIYDIPHFYHINKEQNLACKNKTIELEEAIIARFETAATTTTENYQDGTIKLPTNRSISNTSTIEKTDENQFINRLPFYHIPPYKKVEQKTDDYVINQISLDAQQWDAVTHTGSPLLVLAGAGSGKTRVITTRAMYLMNKGIFPHEMMLVTFTSKASAEMKERMKNLGYPTQQMEIGTFHSIFYKMLLRFDRTKWDSSRLIKSDFQKEIMLKQIGRRLEIDEKAFAYDQAIQQIGLWKNSCVYPHEIRSKDTWENQVASLYEGYESLKKQNGQFDFDDMLLGCFEMLNENNELLLHYQNRFKCLLVDEFQDINKIQFNILKVLFQHTENITAVGDDDQSIYAFRGSDPRFILDFKEHFTGAKIYHLSENYRSTHGIVSLANEVIKPNKNRFVKSMHAQYDYDKVPSFFFPYDEEEEATMIINDIKEKINNGASPGQFAILYRTNTASRAVFERLIGTSLPFTIDQDGDSFYDRPIIRKMISFLLLIEDEDHQPALKEILPVFFLKQQAFQDAKMNSVMQNLSFLEAFTTIKSAAPFQIKKIENLIKILRYLKIASPLEAIERIEESPAFTDYIKKRGNESNKIERPSDDLRDLKVVSKNFKSIREFVEHAFHISAKFKEYKQKKNQSSQGNISLLTAHRSKGLEYDFVYILGVVDGGFPHDYALESLKNGNLDQLEEERRLLYVACTRARKQLYLSLLQRRRGKKANPSRLIKRFINKK, encoded by the coding sequence ATGAAAATTGCAAACTATCAAAATCAAACAATCTATTTACCAGAATTCCCTCGTTCAAGATATGAGGAAATATATCAAGCCAGTATTCGCGGTGAAGTTAAATGTGCTAATTGTCAGCAAAATTTAAGCTTCACATTAACTATTTATGATATTCCTCATTTTTATCATATAAACAAAGAACAAAATCTAGCATGTAAAAACAAAACGATTGAATTAGAAGAAGCAATCATTGCTAGATTTGAAACAGCCGCTACAACTACTACTGAAAATTATCAAGATGGTACGATTAAATTACCTACTAATCGTTCAATCTCAAATACATCTACAATCGAAAAAACAGATGAAAATCAATTTATAAATCGGCTACCCTTTTACCACATTCCTCCATATAAAAAAGTTGAGCAAAAAACGGATGACTATGTGATCAATCAAATTTCATTAGATGCACAACAATGGGATGCCGTTACACATACCGGTTCTCCATTACTTGTACTTGCCGGAGCAGGAAGTGGTAAAACCCGTGTAATAACAACTAGAGCAATGTACTTAATGAATAAGGGGATATTCCCACACGAAATGATGCTAGTAACGTTTACATCAAAGGCATCAGCAGAAATGAAAGAACGCATGAAGAATCTTGGTTATCCTACGCAACAGATGGAAATTGGAACGTTTCATAGTATTTTCTATAAAATGCTTTTGCGCTTTGATCGTACAAAATGGGATTCAAGTCGATTAATTAAGTCAGATTTTCAAAAAGAAATCATGTTAAAGCAAATTGGACGACGACTTGAAATTGATGAAAAAGCATTTGCTTATGACCAAGCTATTCAGCAAATCGGTTTATGGAAAAACTCATGTGTCTATCCACATGAAATCAGGTCTAAAGATACATGGGAAAATCAAGTTGCTTCACTCTATGAAGGCTATGAATCATTAAAAAAACAAAACGGGCAATTTGATTTTGATGATATGTTACTTGGTTGCTTTGAAATGTTAAATGAAAATAATGAATTACTTCTGCATTATCAAAATCGATTTAAATGTTTATTAGTCGATGAGTTTCAAGATATAAATAAAATCCAATTTAATATTCTAAAAGTTCTTTTTCAACATACAGAAAATATTACAGCTGTTGGTGACGATGATCAGTCAATCTATGCGTTTAGAGGAAGCGATCCTCGATTTATTTTAGACTTTAAGGAGCATTTCACAGGGGCTAAAATTTATCATTTAAGTGAAAATTATCGTTCCACTCACGGAATTGTTTCTTTGGCAAACGAAGTAATTAAACCTAATAAAAACCGCTTTGTAAAATCTATGCATGCACAATATGACTATGATAAAGTACCTTCTTTCTTCTTTCCGTACGATGAAGAAGAGGAAGCAACGATGATTATTAATGATATAAAAGAAAAAATCAATAATGGTGCATCTCCTGGACAATTTGCAATCTTATATCGTACAAATACTGCCTCAAGGGCTGTTTTTGAACGTTTAATTGGCACAAGTTTACCATTTACAATCGATCAAGACGGAGACTCGTTTTATGATCGACCGATCATTCGAAAAATGATCTCTTTCTTATTGTTAATTGAAGATGAGGATCACCAACCAGCTTTAAAAGAAATATTACCTGTCTTTTTTCTAAAACAGCAGGCATTTCAAGATGCAAAAATGAATAGTGTAATGCAAAACCTATCATTCTTAGAAGCATTTACGACGATAAAAAGTGCTGCACCATTTCAAATTAAAAAAATTGAAAACCTAATTAAAATATTGCGTTATTTAAAAATCGCTTCACCATTAGAAGCGATTGAACGAATTGAAGAAAGTCCTGCATTTACAGACTATATAAAAAAGCGCGGAAATGAGTCTAATAAAATAGAACGCCCTTCTGATGATTTAAGAGATTTAAAAGTCGTCAGCAAAAACTTTAAATCAATTAGAGAGTTTGTTGAACACGCATTTCATATTTCAGCTAAGTTTAAAGAGTACAAGCAGAAAAAAAACCAATCATCACAAGGAAATATATCGCTTTTAACTGCTCACCGCTCTAAAGGATTAGAATATGACTTTGTCTATATTTTAGGCGTTGTAGACGGCGGTTTCCCACATGATTATGCTTTAGAATCCTTAAAAAATGGAAACTTAGATCAATTGGAAGAAGAACGTCGCCTTTTGTATGTTGCTTGTACAAGAGCTAGAAAGCAATTATACTTATCGCTTCTTCAAAGAAGACGAGGAAAAAAAGCTAATCCTTCACGATTAATAAAACGATTTATAAATAAAAAATAA
- a CDS encoding TrkA family potassium uptake protein → MPKQYLVIGAGRFGRGIVKELDRLGHEVVVCDKEKKTLDQLEEYTEYAVIGDLREESILEDLNVSQFDAVFVAIGTDSLASILITRRLKERKVKRIICKANNREVGGILESIGADLVIYPEEEAGHKAARMEAMSGIIEYIEITKNVAGVETVIPEKLVGKSLREMNFSVKYGITVVLIIRDGEPMVSQIGDVVFQTGDLIFIVGEKSKIELFKKKVG, encoded by the coding sequence ATGCCAAAGCAATACTTAGTAATTGGTGCTGGTCGATTTGGTCGAGGGATTGTAAAAGAATTAGATCGATTAGGTCACGAAGTTGTTGTTTGTGATAAAGAAAAAAAGACATTAGACCAATTAGAGGAGTACACAGAATATGCAGTAATTGGCGACTTACGTGAGGAGTCCATTCTAGAAGACTTAAACGTAAGTCAATTTGATGCAGTATTTGTTGCGATTGGAACGGATTCGTTAGCCTCTATTTTAATCACGAGAAGATTGAAAGAGAGGAAGGTAAAAAGAATTATATGTAAAGCAAATAATCGTGAAGTAGGCGGAATTTTAGAAAGTATAGGTGCCGACTTGGTCATTTATCCGGAAGAGGAGGCAGGACATAAAGCAGCACGAATGGAAGCGATGAGCGGAATCATTGAATACATTGAAATTACAAAAAATGTTGCAGGTGTAGAAACGGTCATCCCAGAAAAATTAGTCGGTAAATCATTAAGGGAAATGAACTTTTCTGTGAAGTACGGTATAACAGTTGTACTTATCATCCGTGATGGCGAGCCAATGGTATCTCAAATCGGAGACGTTGTTTTTCAAACTGGCGATTTAATTTTTATTGTAGGAGAAAAATCAAAAATTGAATTATTTAAGAAGAAAGTTGGGTAG
- a CDS encoding helix-turn-helix domain-containing protein: MEIKEFGVYLRELRRKQGITLAKLAVDTDLSQPYLSQIETGKIKKMVIPETLKKLSEALKVDYSLLLNKAGYTDLSLANSIKESDEDFYKQLEDLQNMNTLLKLELEKYTDIENYFSVLTGRTTLWTNRKGKIREYYDYTFKPKYKGIILTDKENEFILKTIESLISLRGEN; the protein is encoded by the coding sequence ATGGAAATAAAAGAGTTTGGTGTTTATTTGCGTGAATTGAGGAGAAAACAAGGTATAACGCTAGCAAAATTAGCTGTAGATACAGACCTATCTCAGCCTTATTTGTCTCAAATTGAAACAGGTAAAATAAAAAAAATGGTAATACCAGAAACTTTAAAAAAGTTATCTGAGGCTTTAAAAGTTGATTACTCTTTATTATTAAATAAAGCAGGTTACACTGACTTATCCTTAGCAAATAGCATTAAAGAAAGTGATGAAGATTTTTATAAACAACTAGAAGATTTACAAAATATGAACACATTGTTGAAATTAGAATTAGAAAAATACACTGATATAGAAAATTACTTTAGCGTTTTAACTGGACGTACAACATTATGGACGAACCGAAAAGGTAAAATTAGAGAATATTACGACTACACATTCAAACCTAAATACAAAGGGATAATCTTAACGGACAAAGAAAATGAATTTATCTTAAAAACAATTGAGTCATTAATTTCTTTGAGAGGTGAAAACTAA
- a CDS encoding DMT family transporter, giving the protein MSKKQPNAMMSLLILSIIAISTSAILAKWTNASPSVLSMYRLWFTCIWMLPFVLKRKNELKALKKSHYRSFALGGLMLAIHFILWYGSLVFTSVASSTIILALQPLVAMILGYFVFKERTSMQSKICMIIAIIGVCLIGFGDIGLSMSAFKGDILSFLSVIAAVLYLMVGQTTVKNTSHWVYSFWVFAFSAAFLTIYNIVTMDNFFDYQSKDWIIFIASAIIPSLAHIINNYLLNYVNATTISMSILGEPVGASILAVFLLHEMLSSFQLIGGTIVIVSVFLYLYQQQKEVSSIQVKSDNSSSA; this is encoded by the coding sequence ATGAGTAAAAAACAACCTAATGCAATGATGTCATTATTAATATTGTCCATTATTGCCATTTCAACTTCAGCTATATTAGCTAAATGGACGAATGCATCTCCATCTGTTTTAAGCATGTATCGCCTCTGGTTTACATGTATATGGATGCTACCATTTGTATTGAAGCGAAAAAATGAGTTAAAAGCTTTAAAAAAATCTCATTATAGGTCATTCGCTTTAGGTGGATTAATGTTAGCGATTCATTTTATTTTATGGTACGGTTCATTAGTGTTTACTTCAGTGGCAAGCTCAACCATTATATTAGCTCTTCAACCACTTGTAGCAATGATCCTTGGTTACTTTGTCTTTAAAGAACGAACTTCCATGCAATCTAAAATATGTATGATTATCGCGATTATTGGTGTATGTCTAATAGGATTCGGTGATATTGGTTTAAGTATGTCAGCTTTTAAAGGTGATATTCTTTCGTTTTTAAGTGTAATTGCTGCAGTGCTCTATTTAATGGTTGGACAAACAACCGTAAAAAATACGTCTCATTGGGTGTATAGTTTTTGGGTATTCGCATTTTCAGCGGCATTTTTAACAATTTATAATATTGTAACAATGGATAATTTCTTTGATTATCAATCAAAAGATTGGATCATCTTTATTGCATCAGCCATTATTCCATCATTAGCTCATATTATTAATAACTATTTATTAAATTACGTAAATGCTACAACGATCTCGATGAGTATACTTGGAGAACCAGTTGGTGCATCTATTTTAGCAGTATTCCTTCTTCATGAAATGCTATCATCATTTCAGTTAATCGGAGGCACAATCGTAATCGTAAGTGTATTCTTGTATTTATATCAACAACAAAAAGAAGTTTCATCGATACAAGTGAAATCGGATAATTCTTCATCAGCATAA
- a CDS encoding DUF3987 domain-containing protein — protein MLEPNFSILETNTPNTEETEWEMPISLDEQPLPDFPKGMFCEWIEEMIDGLSEEYQAPRDAVGNIMIGMFSTALTKKFRVRPKYHHNESRWTVDLNTYVFVYMPPGSKKSDIFKVSSKPIRDFEKEEKERLTSEIAKHNADLDVRKRRIEVIKNEMAKGEKKNQSEYERLVEEVSRIEPRHLPEVIAENSTAEALETKMVENNSKIAVLSPDGQDILQIMSGRYSGQPNIGIYLKSYNDDSIKTTRMTRNLIISKPRMTLCLMLQVDIAKKYDQYMHETGFTQRILHSFPKNFIGHRNVRALPLKKEIEETYYKNMIKMLKMLDDENELTFDKESMELLFELEKTIEKMLGENGRFSSSDNFKEWGQKLLERIVKYAGLIHVTDNIKSTGIPEVVNADTFKRACFMVDYSISHAEKAFGLMERNVEADNLEYILKRIKDRYNKSHNLVLSHSQLKDDIKKFKSNEIKELTLILEEMGYLRIGYEGKKLIYEINPLWVIANGS, from the coding sequence ATGCTAGAACCTAATTTTAGTATTTTAGAAACAAATACACCAAATACAGAAGAAACAGAATGGGAAATGCCAATTTCTCTTGATGAACAACCTTTACCCGACTTTCCAAAAGGAATGTTTTGTGAATGGATCGAGGAAATGATCGATGGCCTTTCAGAAGAATACCAAGCTCCTAGAGATGCGGTTGGAAATATTATGATCGGAATGTTTTCAACGGCACTGACAAAAAAATTTAGAGTTAGACCAAAATATCATCACAATGAATCAAGATGGACAGTGGACTTAAACACCTATGTATTTGTGTATATGCCACCAGGTAGTAAAAAATCTGATATTTTTAAAGTTTCATCAAAACCAATCAGAGATTTTGAAAAAGAAGAAAAAGAACGATTGACATCAGAAATTGCAAAACATAATGCCGATTTAGATGTTAGAAAAAGAAGAATTGAAGTCATTAAAAACGAAATGGCTAAAGGTGAGAAAAAGAACCAATCTGAGTATGAGAGATTAGTTGAAGAAGTTTCTAGAATCGAACCACGGCACTTACCAGAAGTTATTGCTGAGAACTCCACCGCTGAAGCATTGGAAACAAAAATGGTTGAAAACAATTCGAAAATAGCGGTTTTATCACCAGATGGACAGGACATTCTACAAATCATGTCCGGGAGATATAGCGGACAACCCAACATCGGCATTTACTTAAAAAGCTACAATGATGATTCAATTAAAACTACACGAATGACTAGGAATTTAATCATATCAAAACCCAGAATGACGCTTTGTTTAATGCTTCAAGTAGATATTGCAAAGAAATACGATCAATATATGCACGAAACAGGTTTCACTCAAAGGATACTACATTCTTTTCCTAAAAATTTTATTGGCCATCGTAATGTAAGGGCCTTACCGTTAAAAAAGGAAATTGAAGAAACTTACTATAAAAATATGATAAAAATGTTGAAAATGCTTGATGACGAAAACGAACTGACTTTTGACAAAGAAAGCATGGAACTTTTATTTGAACTAGAGAAAACAATTGAAAAAATGTTAGGTGAAAATGGTCGTTTTTCTTCTTCTGACAATTTTAAAGAGTGGGGCCAAAAGTTGCTTGAACGGATTGTTAAGTACGCTGGATTGATCCATGTGACTGACAATATAAAGAGCACAGGAATACCAGAGGTAGTCAATGCAGACACATTCAAAAGAGCATGTTTTATGGTAGATTATTCAATTTCTCATGCTGAGAAGGCCTTTGGACTAATGGAAAGAAATGTTGAAGCGGATAACTTGGAGTACATTTTAAAACGTATTAAAGACCGTTATAACAAGTCACATAACTTAGTTCTATCCCATAGCCAGTTGAAAGACGATATTAAAAAATTCAAGTCGAACGAAATAAAAGAACTAACTTTAATTTTAGAAGAAATGGGTTATCTAAGAATTGGATATGAAGGAAAAAAACTAATCTATGAAATTAATCCTTTGTGGGTAATTGCTA
- a CDS encoding DUF2642 domain-containing protein, which yields MASFKNFLNKQVTIEISGNSNVDGILIEVGNDLLVVFNGENFLYIPLLHIHNLSESLIEESYGVVPSLQELEHEKDELSLRKVLTAAKGIFVEISLSNNHSFHGFITTIMNNYFVFYSPIYKVMYISLQHLKWLTPYLTDKTPYMLSNNLLPVNPSNIPLARTLDVQLNKLIGELVVMNSGEHYEYIGKLSSIDSNFIELTTSRGESKLVGLRHLKSIFIP from the coding sequence ATGGCAAGTTTCAAAAATTTTCTCAACAAACAAGTTACAATAGAAATATCCGGTAACAGTAATGTTGATGGAATCTTAATTGAAGTTGGAAATGATTTATTAGTTGTTTTCAATGGTGAAAATTTTCTTTATATTCCACTACTGCATATTCATAATCTTAGTGAAAGTTTAATCGAAGAATCCTACGGAGTTGTTCCTTCCTTACAGGAATTAGAACACGAAAAAGATGAGTTATCTTTACGTAAAGTATTAACTGCTGCTAAAGGAATTTTTGTTGAAATTAGTCTTTCAAACAATCATTCTTTTCATGGCTTTATTACAACAATCATGAATAATTACTTTGTTTTTTATTCCCCGATCTATAAAGTCATGTATATATCACTACAGCATTTAAAATGGTTGACCCCCTATCTCACTGATAAAACCCCTTATATGTTAAGTAATAACCTTTTACCTGTAAATCCTTCTAATATCCCTTTAGCACGTACTCTAGACGTTCAATTAAATAAGTTGATTGGTGAATTAGTCGTAATGAACAGTGGAGAGCATTATGAATATATAGGTAAATTGAGTTCGATTGACTCAAATTTCATAGAGTTAACGACATCAAGAGGAGAAAGCAAATTAGTAGGTCTTCGTCACTTAAAATCAATTTTTATTCCGTAA